Proteins found in one Elgaria multicarinata webbii isolate HBS135686 ecotype San Diego chromosome 12, rElgMul1.1.pri, whole genome shotgun sequence genomic segment:
- the TCIM gene encoding transcriptional and immune response regulator, whose protein sequence is MSTSLRVSPSVHGYRFDTALRKKAAANIFESLDQEALEKLFKNSGDRKAEERAKIILATDQDLEEKARSLMALKQRTREKLFQFLKFGKHSIKVH, encoded by the coding sequence ATGTCCACCTCCTTGCGGGTGAGCCCGTCCGTCCACGGCTACCGCTTCGACACGGCCTTGCGCAAGAAAGCGGCGGCCAACATCTTCGAAAGCCTGGATCAAGAGGCCCTGGAGAAGCTCTTCAAAAACTCGGGCGATCGAAAAGCAGAAGAAAGGGCCAAGATCATTCTGGCCACTGACCAGGACCTGGAAGAGAAAGCCCGGTCCCTCATGGCTTTGAAGCAGAGGACGAGAGAGAAACTCTTCCAGTTCCTCAAGTTTGGCAAACACTCCATCAAAGTCCACTGA